In Fimbriiglobus ruber, a genomic segment contains:
- a CDS encoding TPR end-of-group domain-containing protein: protein MPNPSKRPNPSPDPSHGSPVLARLAERPQVDFELDFYEALLLRIADFADVLRAQASNLTAKGLLKEGLKVDQKLVQLRPEDPTAHYNLACRYALLKQPDLALNTLRRAVELGYRDFRFMIQDQDLDSVRKDPRFRAILREYGSR from the coding sequence ATGCCGAATCCCAGTAAGCGCCCGAACCCCTCTCCCGACCCCTCCCACGGCTCGCCCGTTCTGGCCCGCCTGGCAGAGCGCCCGCAAGTCGATTTTGAATTGGATTTTTACGAAGCCCTGCTCCTGCGGATCGCAGACTTCGCCGACGTTCTGAGAGCCCAGGCCAGTAACTTGACGGCCAAGGGGTTGCTCAAGGAAGGGCTCAAAGTCGACCAGAAACTCGTCCAACTCCGCCCCGAGGATCCGACCGCGCATTACAATCTCGCCTGCCGGTACGCGCTGCTCAAACAACCCGACCTCGCGCTCAACACGCTCCGCCGGGCGGTGGAACTCGGGTACCGCGATTTCCGGTTCATGATCCAGGACCAGGATCTCGATTCGGTCCGCAAAGACCCGCGGTTCCGCGCGATCCTGCGCGAGTACGGCAGCCGGTGA
- a CDS encoding ABC transporter ATP-binding protein: MSDPMIVASDVGKAYGTGPGAVVALAGVTLSVAPGERVAILGKSGSGKSTLMNLLGGLDSPTTGSLAVAGRNLAGLSRRQLADYRLTQVGFIFQSFHLIPSKSSLENVELPLVLAGKPARDRRTSARELLARVGMDHRADHYPTQLSGGERQRVAVARALVNHPAILLADEPTGNLDSATADAVMELLSARVRETGVTLVLVTHDEDLAARTVDRVVRMRDGRVVE; the protein is encoded by the coding sequence ATGTCGGACCCAATGATTGTGGCGTCCGACGTGGGGAAGGCGTACGGCACCGGACCGGGCGCCGTCGTCGCGCTGGCCGGCGTGACCCTGTCCGTCGCCCCGGGCGAGCGGGTCGCGATCCTCGGCAAGTCCGGCTCCGGCAAGTCGACGCTGATGAACCTGCTCGGCGGTCTCGACTCGCCGACGACCGGCTCCTTGGCCGTCGCCGGGCGAAATTTGGCGGGACTTTCCCGACGTCAGCTGGCCGACTACCGGCTCACCCAGGTCGGGTTCATCTTCCAATCGTTTCACCTGATCCCGTCCAAATCCAGCCTCGAAAACGTCGAACTCCCGCTCGTCCTGGCCGGGAAGCCCGCTCGCGACCGGCGGACTTCCGCCCGCGAGTTGCTCGCCCGGGTCGGCATGGACCACCGGGCCGACCACTACCCGACCCAGCTCTCCGGGGGCGAGCGCCAGCGGGTTGCGGTGGCCCGTGCTTTGGTCAACCACCCCGCGATTCTGCTCGCCGACGAACCGACCGGGAACCTCGATTCCGCGACCGCGGACGCCGTGATGGAGTTGCTCTCCGCCCGCGTCCGCGAAACCGGCGTCACCCTGGTCCTCGTCACCCACGACGAAGACCTGGCGGCCCGGACCGTCGACCGCGTGGTCCGCATGCGGGACGGCCGGGTCGTGGAGTGA
- a CDS encoding HEAT repeat domain-containing protein, with the protein MARPKRSRRENEPRAYTAIISPRQLGKVPTEVGDGDGFNAVLVDDRDRLEFGTSTTWNLAILAWMIVGIVFVVGIIGAGVVTAAGGQLGRVVAGIPATVMILLPTLYLGRHFRSRYVFDDERGQIVKTSWYGLIKKRVALDDVEEIQVGGMYFIESTPDGNSGRMTLDEVLSIRFVSRDGEPLLEIRGPGIEFKSAALYLLVAARAAEVVRVPVRLMGFETRASKPLERLWDALAALGSPMGAGLQRVARSGPNPSALLHEDDGSLTRAALLGGVGGVVGTGVGKAIRNEQRQRLSDSPRAVGTFGDPDDAWDLDRWRDKYPPVPPSTGPIHPISVLVILVVNVIAAAARGLFSLSVTLAFGALGFCFLASVALMYGAFMLLIGRYGWLKADPMSPGRLLFFNRWPGLYPVTGVLLIGFSLIGYGAVPFLQSPEVRERQAAVANSWAVDNGLALAGRPEPENQIKGLDELIGQSRRGTPVRQSPQRAAVLRRAEELLKSPNREIRVRAVEVVGRWNDPADAVRTLEPFLTDRDRTIQDRALDVIREIYQDEIKAELGPDMIRERVPRLAYRVVPAPNGKREAIYQERNMRGYDVGLELITKPEPEAREKGVELLARDTERKHPRRADVLRLVEPFLNNPNRDVRQNAFDALSHWGTQETIAVLQPYLQDPDRDVRDRAKRAIEEIQNREKR; encoded by the coding sequence ATGGCTCGCCCAAAACGCTCGCGCCGGGAGAACGAACCCCGGGCCTATACTGCGATCATCTCACCGCGACAACTCGGCAAAGTCCCAACGGAGGTCGGCGACGGGGACGGCTTCAACGCCGTGCTCGTTGACGACCGGGACCGGTTGGAATTCGGGACCAGTACGACCTGGAACCTGGCCATCCTGGCATGGATGATTGTCGGAATCGTGTTCGTCGTCGGGATCATTGGGGCCGGCGTAGTGACTGCGGCCGGCGGTCAACTCGGTCGGGTGGTCGCAGGCATCCCGGCGACGGTCATGATCCTCCTCCCGACCCTTTACCTCGGCCGCCACTTCCGCTCCCGGTACGTCTTCGACGACGAGCGTGGGCAGATCGTGAAGACGAGCTGGTACGGACTGATCAAGAAGCGGGTCGCCCTCGACGACGTCGAGGAGATCCAGGTCGGGGGGATGTATTTCATCGAGAGCACTCCGGACGGTAACTCCGGCCGGATGACCCTGGACGAGGTTCTGAGCATTCGGTTCGTTTCGCGGGACGGCGAACCCCTCCTCGAGATTCGCGGGCCGGGCATCGAGTTCAAGTCGGCCGCGTTGTACCTGCTGGTCGCGGCCCGCGCGGCCGAGGTCGTCCGCGTCCCCGTTCGGTTGATGGGCTTTGAAACTCGGGCGAGCAAGCCGCTCGAACGCCTCTGGGACGCGCTGGCGGCCCTCGGCTCGCCGATGGGGGCCGGTCTACAACGGGTCGCACGGTCCGGCCCGAACCCGTCGGCGCTGCTGCACGAGGACGACGGCTCGTTAACACGGGCCGCCCTGCTCGGCGGGGTCGGCGGGGTGGTCGGCACGGGCGTCGGGAAGGCGATCCGGAACGAGCAGCGCCAGAGGCTATCGGACTCGCCCCGGGCGGTCGGCACGTTCGGAGACCCGGACGACGCCTGGGATCTGGACCGGTGGCGGGACAAGTACCCGCCGGTCCCCCCGTCGACCGGACCAATTCACCCGATCTCGGTACTCGTCATCCTGGTCGTCAACGTGATCGCGGCGGCCGCCCGCGGTCTGTTCTCCCTGTCCGTCACGCTGGCGTTCGGGGCCCTGGGGTTCTGCTTCCTGGCGTCCGTCGCCCTGATGTACGGTGCGTTCATGCTCCTCATCGGCCGGTACGGCTGGCTCAAGGCCGACCCGATGTCCCCCGGCCGCCTGCTCTTTTTCAACCGGTGGCCGGGACTTTATCCGGTGACCGGCGTGCTGCTGATCGGCTTCAGTCTGATCGGGTACGGCGCGGTGCCGTTTCTCCAATCGCCCGAGGTGCGGGAGCGGCAGGCCGCTGTCGCCAACTCGTGGGCCGTCGACAACGGCCTGGCGCTGGCCGGGCGGCCCGAGCCGGAGAACCAGATCAAGGGGTTGGACGAATTGATCGGGCAGAGCCGCCGGGGCACCCCCGTTCGGCAGTCCCCGCAACGGGCGGCCGTCCTCCGCCGGGCGGAAGAACTCCTCAAATCCCCGAACCGCGAGATCCGCGTCCGGGCGGTCGAGGTCGTCGGACGATGGAATGATCCGGCCGACGCGGTCCGCACGCTGGAGCCGTTCCTGACCGACCGGGACCGCACCATTCAGGATCGGGCCTTGGACGTGATCCGCGAGATTTACCAGGACGAGATAAAAGCCGAACTCGGACCCGACATGATCCGCGAGAGGGTGCCCCGACTCGCGTACCGGGTGGTACCCGCACCGAACGGGAAGCGCGAGGCGATTTACCAGGAGCGTAACATGCGCGGGTACGACGTCGGGCTGGAATTGATAACCAAACCCGAGCCGGAAGCCCGGGAAAAAGGTGTCGAACTGTTGGCCCGAGACACCGAGCGCAAACACCCGCGCCGGGCGGACGTGTTGCGACTCGTCGAGCCGTTCCTGAATAACCCGAATCGCGACGTTCGCCAGAACGCCTTCGACGCGTTGAGCCACTGGGGCACGCAGGAAACAATCGCGGTGCTGCAGCCGTATTTGCAGGATCCCGACCGCGACGTACGGGACCGGGCCAAGAGGGCAATCGAAGAGATTCAGAACCGGGAAAAACGGTAA
- a CDS encoding ArsC family (seleno)protein — translation MSKPIDWLYFRKSCTTCKKAKGFLEQEGAADAKETVDANKTKIGPAAALALLAGVTKVVAAKGKKVEVFDLKGGIPDEAALLARIIGPTGNLRAPTARVGKTMVVGFNEEAYQQEGLV, via the coding sequence ATGTCGAAACCCATTGACTGGCTTTATTTCCGGAAGTCGTGTACGACTTGCAAGAAAGCCAAAGGGTTCCTTGAGCAAGAAGGTGCGGCGGACGCGAAGGAAACCGTCGACGCGAACAAAACCAAGATCGGTCCCGCGGCAGCTTTGGCCCTGCTCGCCGGCGTCACCAAGGTCGTCGCGGCGAAAGGGAAAAAAGTCGAGGTGTTCGATCTGAAGGGCGGCATCCCCGACGAGGCAGCGCTCCTCGCCCGCATCATCGGCCCCACGGGCAACCTCCGCGCGCCGACCGCCCGGGTGGGGAAGACGATGGTCGTCGGATTTAACGAGGAAGCCTACCAGCAAGAAGGGCTGGTGTGA
- a CDS encoding SMP-30/gluconolactonase/LRE family protein, producing MAATPTTEASVWYSPEREEDRFLLEGPREVVVDGDGAVAWVNIQTAADATTGDIHVRFTDDEDDRFYLTAPARPGFMLPCARPNTVLVGLGKDLRTCDLSAGTWSDPLATIPDANPRTIINDGEIVPGGRAVVFGTKDTKFENTIAELYLYTVDDGKLTVLAGGHVCSNGKVFARDDRGLVLYDIDTPRKVVTKYRLDVDKRTLTEDGIAVDLRGRSDFPDGMCGCGDGTAIIAFYNPALAPAGRAVRYRLDTGELVEEWTTPGSPRVTCPLLVTRDGSVKLILTTATEGMPADMREQCPEAGSLFIADTTITKAPAAEIVQIV from the coding sequence ATGGCCGCCACCCCGACGACCGAAGCCAGCGTGTGGTACTCGCCCGAACGTGAAGAGGACCGCTTCCTGCTCGAAGGCCCGCGTGAGGTCGTCGTTGACGGTGACGGGGCGGTCGCGTGGGTGAACATCCAGACAGCCGCCGACGCGACGACGGGCGACATCCACGTCCGCTTCACGGACGACGAGGACGACCGCTTCTACCTGACCGCCCCCGCCCGCCCCGGCTTTATGCTCCCGTGCGCTCGACCAAACACCGTTCTCGTCGGTCTCGGGAAAGACCTGCGAACGTGCGACCTGTCCGCCGGGACGTGGTCGGACCCGCTCGCGACGATCCCGGACGCCAACCCGCGCACGATCATCAACGACGGCGAGATCGTCCCCGGCGGCCGGGCCGTTGTGTTCGGGACGAAGGACACGAAGTTCGAGAACACGATCGCCGAGTTGTACCTTTATACGGTGGACGACGGGAAGCTCACGGTGCTGGCCGGCGGGCATGTCTGCTCGAACGGAAAAGTCTTCGCCCGCGACGACCGCGGACTCGTGCTTTACGACATTGATACGCCGCGAAAGGTTGTGACCAAATACCGGCTCGACGTCGACAAACGAACGCTGACGGAAGACGGGATCGCCGTCGACCTCCGCGGGCGGTCGGACTTCCCGGACGGCATGTGTGGCTGCGGTGACGGCACGGCGATCATCGCGTTTTATAACCCGGCCCTCGCCCCCGCCGGCCGCGCGGTGCGATACCGCCTGGATACGGGCGAACTCGTGGAAGAGTGGACGACGCCCGGCTCCCCCCGCGTGACCTGCCCGCTGCTCGTGACACGGGACGGCTCGGTCAAACTGATTCTGACGACGGCGACCGAAGGCATGCCGGCCGACATGCGCGAGCAGTGCCCGGAAGCCGGCAGCCTGTTCATCGCGGACACGACCATCACCAAGGCTCCGGCCGCGGAAATCGTTCAGATCGTGTAA
- a CDS encoding SDR family NAD(P)-dependent oxidoreductase, producing the protein MPLRGKKALVTGSSQGIGLAVARAYAAAGADVVLTSERPLEDCPEVRAVLADYPAAVYAQADLTQDGAAEELVNLAWDTLGGLDVLVNNVGTFREPAFLDLTRRHFDFIFQLNVWAAIAVTQAVVRRASAAGRGGRILFSTSLNATRSEPAHTLYDASKGAVNALTRQLAIELAPLGFTTAAVAPGLVETPLTDFGLKSDPLARKAVEDQIPIRRIATPEEIAGWYVFLGSDAARYATGIIIPVDGGLDAQQMAVRPITARERH; encoded by the coding sequence ATGCCGTTGCGTGGGAAGAAGGCTCTCGTGACCGGGAGCAGCCAGGGGATCGGGCTCGCAGTGGCGCGGGCGTATGCGGCAGCCGGTGCGGACGTGGTTCTCACGTCCGAGCGGCCGCTGGAAGACTGCCCGGAGGTCCGCGCGGTCCTGGCCGACTACCCGGCCGCGGTCTACGCCCAGGCGGACTTAACGCAAGACGGCGCGGCAGAGGAACTGGTCAACCTGGCATGGGATACGCTCGGCGGCCTCGACGTGCTGGTGAATAACGTGGGCACGTTCCGCGAGCCAGCATTTCTCGACCTGACCCGCCGGCACTTCGACTTCATCTTTCAATTAAACGTGTGGGCCGCAATCGCGGTCACGCAAGCGGTCGTTCGCCGGGCGTCCGCCGCCGGGCGGGGGGGCCGAATCCTCTTTTCCACGTCGCTAAACGCGACGCGGTCCGAGCCGGCCCACACGCTCTATGACGCGAGCAAAGGGGCGGTCAACGCTCTGACCCGCCAACTCGCGATCGAGCTGGCGCCACTCGGCTTCACGACCGCCGCCGTCGCGCCCGGGTTGGTGGAAACGCCACTCACCGACTTCGGTCTGAAGTCCGACCCACTGGCCCGCAAAGCGGTCGAAGACCAGATCCCGATCCGCCGGATCGCGACGCCGGAAGAGATCGCCGGGTGGTACGTCTTCCTCGGTTCCGATGCGGCGCGGTACGCCACGGGAATTATCATCCCTGTCGACGGTGGACTCGACGCTCAGCAAATGGCCGTGCGGCCGATTACGGCAAGGGAACGGCACTAA
- the rarD gene encoding EamA family transporter RarD: MAQPTEGSLRSGILFGLVAYVWWGLVPLYFREVKQVSAGEILAHRIVWTIGLLVVLTTLLGGWSELIRVLRSRRLVLALLLSAAFLATNWLLYIYATVTSRVAEASLGYYMMPLVNAFLATVFLGEKLRPAHYPALALVALGVAVPFIAAGSVAWLAVALTVSFGLYGLVRKQVQVDSFTGLAVETLLMFVPSAAYLLGNETHGGGAFGPDWRLNSLLMFSGVVTLVPLLAFTVSIRRMPLLANSFIQFVSPTMQLLVAVFVIGEEIQPDRMIAMGCVWAAVAIFVADAVWRARAKHGDKPVEVEEDEPVGELVASQ; this comes from the coding sequence GTGGCGCAGCCTACAGAGGGTTCGTTAAGAAGCGGGATCCTGTTCGGACTGGTCGCCTACGTCTGGTGGGGGCTGGTCCCGCTTTATTTCCGGGAAGTGAAACAGGTTTCCGCCGGCGAAATCCTCGCGCACCGCATCGTCTGGACCATCGGCCTGCTCGTCGTGTTGACCACCCTTCTGGGCGGCTGGTCGGAACTGATCCGCGTCCTTCGCTCGCGCCGCCTCGTGCTGGCGCTCTTGCTCAGTGCCGCGTTCCTGGCCACCAACTGGCTGCTATACATCTACGCTACCGTGACCTCGCGGGTCGCCGAGGCCAGCCTCGGGTATTACATGATGCCCCTGGTCAACGCCTTCCTCGCGACCGTGTTCCTCGGCGAAAAGCTCCGTCCGGCCCATTACCCGGCGCTCGCGCTGGTCGCCCTCGGCGTGGCCGTTCCCTTCATCGCGGCCGGCTCGGTCGCGTGGCTCGCCGTCGCACTGACGGTCTCGTTCGGGCTCTACGGCCTCGTCCGCAAGCAGGTGCAGGTAGACAGTTTCACCGGGCTGGCGGTCGAAACCTTGCTGATGTTCGTGCCGTCCGCGGCTTACCTGCTCGGGAACGAAACACACGGCGGCGGGGCGTTCGGCCCAGACTGGCGGCTGAACAGCTTGCTCATGTTCTCGGGCGTGGTGACGCTCGTGCCGCTCCTCGCGTTCACGGTCTCGATCCGCCGGATGCCGCTACTGGCGAACAGCTTCATTCAGTTCGTCTCGCCGACGATGCAACTCCTCGTGGCCGTCTTCGTGATCGGCGAGGAGATCCAGCCCGACCGCATGATCGCGATGGGCTGCGTGTGGGCGGCCGTGGCGATCTTCGTAGCGGACGCCGTGTGGCGAGCCCGGGCGAAACACGGCGACAAACCGGTCGAAGTCGAGGAAGACGAGCCGGTCGGGGAGTTGGTGGCGAGCCAGTAG
- a CDS encoding aldo/keto reductase, producing MEYRQLGRSGFKVPVLSFGTGTFGGGNEFFKAWGTTDAQGATHLVDICLDAGLTMFDSADIYSNGLAEEVLGAAIKGRRDKVLISTKATFRFGDGPNNVGSSRFHLIQACEGSLKRLGTDYIDLYQMHGFDATTPVEETLSALDDLVRAGKIRYIGCSNFSGWHLMKSLAVSERYGWARHIAHQAYYSLIGREYEWELMPLGIDQGVGAVVWSPLGWGRLTGKIRRGTPIPATSRLNSKVVTDIGPPVADEYVYKVVDALDAVAAETGKSVPQIALNWLLQRPTVATLIIGARNEEQLKQNLGAVGWNLTPAQVATLDEASKVTLAYPYWHQRGFGERNPPPVG from the coding sequence ATGGAATACAGGCAACTGGGTCGTTCGGGATTTAAGGTGCCGGTGTTGAGTTTCGGCACCGGCACCTTCGGTGGCGGCAACGAGTTCTTCAAGGCGTGGGGCACCACCGACGCCCAGGGCGCGACCCACCTGGTCGACATCTGCCTCGACGCCGGCCTGACAATGTTCGACTCGGCCGACATCTACTCGAACGGGCTGGCCGAAGAAGTTCTCGGGGCGGCGATCAAGGGTCGCCGCGACAAGGTTCTCATCTCAACCAAGGCGACGTTCCGTTTCGGCGACGGCCCCAACAACGTCGGCTCGTCCCGCTTCCATCTGATCCAAGCCTGCGAAGGCAGCCTCAAGCGGCTCGGCACCGATTACATCGACCTCTACCAGATGCACGGGTTCGACGCGACCACCCCGGTCGAGGAGACCCTGTCCGCACTCGACGATTTGGTGCGGGCCGGGAAGATCCGGTACATCGGCTGCTCGAATTTCTCCGGCTGGCACCTGATGAAGTCGCTGGCCGTGTCCGAGCGGTACGGCTGGGCGCGGCACATCGCACACCAGGCGTATTACTCGCTGATCGGCCGGGAATACGAGTGGGAATTGATGCCGCTCGGGATCGACCAGGGCGTGGGCGCGGTGGTCTGGAGCCCGCTCGGGTGGGGCCGGCTAACGGGCAAGATCCGTCGCGGCACCCCGATCCCCGCCACCAGCCGGTTGAACAGCAAAGTTGTTACCGATATCGGCCCGCCGGTCGCGGACGAGTATGTTTACAAAGTGGTCGACGCGCTGGACGCGGTCGCCGCGGAGACCGGTAAATCGGTCCCCCAAATCGCCCTCAACTGGCTACTGCAACGCCCGACAGTGGCGACGCTCATCATCGGGGCGCGGAACGAGGAACAGCTCAAGCAAAACCTCGGAGCCGTCGGCTGGAACCTGACGCCGGCCCAGGTCGCCACGCTCGACGAGGCGAGCAAGGTCACACTCGCGTACCCGTACTGGCACCAGCGCGGCTTCGGCGAGCGGAACCCGCCGCCGGTCGGGTAA
- a CDS encoding DUF1559 domain-containing protein, whose amino-acid sequence MSIRPRRLAFTLIELLVVIAIIAILIGLLLPAVQKVREAASRMKCSNNLKQIGLAAHGYESVTGSLPPGYLGPKVSNESNGYADGIYYSYMGVLYFLLPYLEQSALFGQILSEDANTAYERRWFNVSQNLVAAQYKVRVFQCPSGPGDAPPTSGVALRNHYYNAATSAASDPKTSSGAGGGYLGPYMFFASDDYYSPVSTIPSGLSFGPTNYFGVAGTFAAGTDTGTGAPYGISLQNYAGVFTNRSSTKLVAGIPDGTSNTLMFGESLGGWQKSGGGPSFIYPWMGTNVMTTRWGLPQTGQDSLPAATGYPAYRQFSSQHPGVILFCFADGSVRGLTPGNSNNISEVTTGPTYPSVPSSDWFLLQALAGTKDGQVVAGSNSLMP is encoded by the coding sequence ATGAGTATTCGGCCCCGTCGGTTAGCGTTTACATTGATCGAACTGTTGGTAGTCATTGCGATTATCGCTATCCTCATCGGGTTGCTCCTTCCGGCCGTCCAGAAGGTCCGCGAGGCGGCGTCGCGCATGAAGTGCTCGAACAACCTCAAGCAGATCGGGTTGGCCGCCCACGGTTACGAGAGCGTGACCGGTTCCCTGCCCCCGGGCTACCTGGGGCCGAAAGTGTCCAACGAGTCGAACGGCTACGCCGACGGAATTTATTACTCCTACATGGGCGTGCTGTATTTCCTGCTCCCGTACCTGGAGCAGAGTGCCCTCTTCGGGCAGATCCTGTCCGAAGACGCCAACACCGCGTACGAGCGGCGGTGGTTCAACGTCAGCCAGAACCTGGTCGCCGCCCAGTACAAGGTGCGCGTGTTCCAGTGCCCGTCGGGCCCGGGAGACGCCCCGCCGACCAGCGGGGTCGCGTTACGCAACCACTACTACAACGCCGCGACGTCGGCTGCCAGCGACCCCAAGACCAGCTCCGGCGCCGGGGGCGGGTATCTCGGGCCGTACATGTTCTTCGCCAGCGACGATTACTACTCGCCGGTGTCGACCATCCCGAGCGGGTTGTCCTTCGGCCCCACCAACTACTTCGGCGTGGCCGGGACGTTCGCGGCTGGCACCGACACCGGGACGGGGGCGCCGTACGGCATCTCGCTCCAGAATTACGCGGGGGTGTTCACCAACCGGTCGTCGACAAAGCTCGTTGCGGGTATCCCGGACGGAACGAGTAACACGCTGATGTTCGGCGAATCGCTCGGCGGGTGGCAGAAGAGCGGGGGCGGCCCGTCGTTCATTTACCCGTGGATGGGAACCAACGTCATGACCACCCGCTGGGGACTTCCGCAAACCGGCCAGGACTCTCTGCCGGCGGCCACCGGATACCCCGCGTACCGGCAGTTCAGCAGCCAACACCCCGGGGTGATCCTGTTCTGCTTCGCCGACGGGTCGGTCCGGGGGTTGACCCCCGGTAACTCGAACAACATCTCCGAGGTGACGACGGGGCCGACTTACCCGTCAGTCCCGTCGTCCGACTGGTTCCTCTTGCAAGCGCTGGCGGGGACGAAAGACGGCCAGGTGGTCGCGGGTTCCAACTCCCTCATGCCGTAA